One Engystomops pustulosus chromosome 11, aEngPut4.maternal, whole genome shotgun sequence DNA window includes the following coding sequences:
- the LOC140105680 gene encoding uncharacterized protein isoform X5, with protein MVLYYLKPLGPEYYQLGIQDRIQYPPTIKIYASLIIYLFLYPFSHLAGSLISPSRRSDLPGPSRSRKDGLLFFPLPGQKTKRVKPDDNKLKGLEQVHHLQTFPHGIGKICDPNHLHRLLHVHNRSARRLLSRPNSPIISKILKIFCPLSRGFCPTLSVSGSPLWDFISSKSVYKDHGGGGCFSETSRSIYHSLFRRPADCGKRQSRSHYSKRSYDTQAFRVGMVNKHPKVRSFSLHPQEIPWGNVRFHSSDVLSSSGESGRSETTRSLLQNEDFYINPRSHEDLGTPYSLSPISGLESKSFSHPTELDSEQLGSKTLRFGQEGHHPILSKKKFTVVVTEEEPGERGPLALSSTSHNCDRRKQCGLGSGLPFPLRPRSMDAFPIPEAIKLSRATGHLGSPKAKYTSPEKQPCTHFIRQHHSGVLLKKTGGDKIDNSFHLNTYDLLLGRGERALPLRNSPERSSKQGGRLPQQGTNFSQRMEHQSRGLHPFDKSVGNSSNRSLRHKEEYGMPSILHSGGRSTEGSTGCFQPPMGRTSFLCLSPYSLSGKGPQKNPYGPGKGDTDLSKLAKEELVSSVDIPDPAATSDTTLTERPVTPGTDSTSRPWTASANSLDPESEFLTSRGLSMAVVTTLKILDFLQKGLEQGLSTSTLKVQVSALGAFCDRPLAEHRSRLHSQGDIQISQSSRNHTTIFLRKPLH; from the exons ATGGTCTTGTATTACCTCAAACCCTTGGGTCCTGAATATTATCAACTCGGGATACAGGATAGAATTCAGTACCCCCCCACCATCAAGATTTATGCCTCCCTTATTATCTACCTCTTCCTCTACCCATTCTCTCATCTGGCAGgaagtctcatctctccttctcgCAGGAGTGATCTCCCGGGTCCCTCAAGATCAAGAAAAGACGGGCTTCTATTCTTCCCTCTTCCTGGTCAAAAAACCAAACGGGTCAAACCGGATGATAATAAACTTAAAGGCCTTGAACAAGTTCATCACTTACAGACGTTTCCacatggaatcggtaagatctGCGACCCAAATCATTTACACAGGTTACTGCATGTGCACAATAGATCTGCAAGACGCCTATTATCACGTCCCAATTCACCCATCATCTCAAAAATTCTTAAGATTTTCTGTCCTCTCTCCAGAGGGTTCTGTCCTACACTTTCAGTTTCGGGCTCTCCCCTTTGGGATTTCATCAGCTCCAAGAGTGTTTAcaaagatcatggtggaggtggttgcTTTTCTGAGACTTCAAGGAGTATCTATCATTCCTTATTTAGACGACCTGCTGATTGTGGGAAAAGACAGTCCAGATCTCATTATAGCAAGAGATCTTACGATACACAAGCTTTCAGAGTTGGGATGGTTAATAAACACCCCAAAGTCAGATCTTTCTCCCTCCACCCTCAAGAAATTCCTTGGGGTAATGTTAGATTCCACTCATCTGATGTCCTTTCTTCCTCAGGGGAAAGCGGAAGATCTGAGACAACACGTTCGCTCCTTCAGAATGAAGATTTCTATATCAATCCGAGGAGCCATGAAGATCTTGGGACTCCTTACAGCCTGTCTCCCATCAGTGGCCTGGAGTCAAAATCATTCTCGCATCCTACAGAATTGGATTCTGAGCAGTTGGGATCGAAGACCCTCAGGTTTggacaagaaggtcatcatcccaTCCTCAGTAAAAAGAAGTTTACAGTGGTGGTTACAGAGGAAGAACCTGGAGAACGGGGTCCACTGGCACTGTCTTCCACGTCTCACAATTGCGACCGACGCAAGCAGTGTGGGCTGGGGAGCGGTCTTCCCTTCCCATTACGcccaaggtctatggacgccttcCCAATCCCGGAAGCCATCAAACTATCGAGAGCTACGGGCCATCTGGGAAGCCCTAAGGCTAAATACACCTCTCCTGAAAAACAACCATGTACACATTTTATCAGACAACACCACAGCGGTGTCTTACTTAAGAAGACAGGGGGGGACAAGATCGACAACTCTTTCCACCTTAACACATACGATCTTCTCCTGGGCAGAGGAGAACGTGCTCTCCCTCTCCGCAACTCACCTGAGAGGAGTTCTAAACAAGGAGGCAGACTACCTCAGCAGGGAACAAATTTCTCCCAACGAATGGAGCATCAATCCAGAGGTCTTCACCCATTTGACAAGTCTGTGGGGAATTCCTCAAATCGATCTCTTCGCCACAAAGAAGAATACGGTATGCCATCGATACTACACTCTGGAGGCAGGAGCACCGAAGGATCGACTGGATGCTTTCAGCCACCGATGGGTCGAACCTCTTTCCtatgcctttccccctattcccttagTGGCAAGGGTCCTCAGAAAAATCCTTACGGACCAGGCAAGGGTGATACTGATCTGTCCAAATTGGCCAAAGAAGAACTGGTATCCTCTGTTGACATCCCTGACCCAGCAGCAACCAGTGATACTACCCTCACGGAGAGACCTGTTACACCAGGGACCGATTCTACATCCCGACCCTGGACGGCTTCAGCTAACAgcttggatcctgagtccgaATTCCTGACATCGCGGGGTCTTTCAATGGCTGTAGTAACAACTCTTAAG ATTTTGGACTTTCTACAGAAAGGCCTGGAACAGGGCCTTTCTACTAGCACCTTAAAGGTCCAGGTCTCGGCTCTTGGCGCCTTCTGCGATCGTCCACTGGcggagcacag ATCCAGGCTTCATTCCCAAGGTGACATCCAGATTTCACAGAGCTCAAGAAATCACACTACCATCTTTTTGCGAAAACCCCTCCACTAG
- the LOC140105680 gene encoding uncharacterized protein isoform X3 — protein MVLYYLKPLGPEYYQLGIQDRIQYPPTIKIYASLIIYLFLYPFSHLAGSLISPSRRSDLPGPSRSRKDGLLFFPLPGQKTKRVKPDDNKLKGLEQVHHLQTFPHGIGESGRSETTRSLLQNEDFYINPRSHEDLGTPYSLSPISGLESKSFSHPTELDSEQLGSKTLRFGQEGHHPILSKKKFTVVVTEEEPGERGPLALSSTSHNCDRRKQCGLGSGLPFPLRPRSMDAFPIPEAIKLSRATGHLGSPKAKYTSPEKQPCTHFIRQHHSGVLLKKTGGDKIDNSFHLNTYDLLLGRGERALPLRNSPERSSKQGGRLPQQGTNFSQRMEHQSRGLHPFDKSVGNSSNRSLRHKEEYGMPSILHSGGRSTEGSTGCFQPPMGRTSFLCLSPYSLSGKGPQKNPYGPGKGDTDLSKLAKEELVSSVDIPDPAATSDTTLTERPVTPGTDSTSRPWTASANSLDPESEFLTSRGLSMAVVTTLKASRKKVTFAIYHKIWKKFVTFCGDNPPSQSNPNILQILDFLQKGLEQGLSTSTLKVQVSALGAFCDRPLAEHRWVKRFILASSRIRPQILRRVPTWDLKLVLDALSRPPFEPLDSANIKNLTLKTTLLVAVTTARRLGEIQAISIKEPYMRVLSDRIILTLDPGFIPKVTSRFHRAQEITLPSFCENPSTSREASWHLLDVRRIVLAYIKATESWRLDNNLFIQFQGKNKGRKASKTSIARWLKLAISTCYTQQGKETPTDLKAHSTRAMSTSWAEKRGASLEQICKAATWASSSTFIKHYRLDLPCSQDLSFGRKVLQAVIPP, from the exons ATGGTCTTGTATTACCTCAAACCCTTGGGTCCTGAATATTATCAACTCGGGATACAGGATAGAATTCAGTACCCCCCCACCATCAAGATTTATGCCTCCCTTATTATCTACCTCTTCCTCTACCCATTCTCTCATCTGGCAGgaagtctcatctctccttctcgCAGGAGTGATCTCCCGGGTCCCTCAAGATCAAGAAAAGACGGGCTTCTATTCTTCCCTCTTCCTGGTCAAAAAACCAAACGGGTCAAACCGGATGATAATAAACTTAAAGGCCTTGAACAAGTTCATCACTTACAGACGTTTCCacatggaatcg GGGAAAGCGGAAGATCTGAGACAACACGTTCGCTCCTTCAGAATGAAGATTTCTATATCAATCCGAGGAGCCATGAAGATCTTGGGACTCCTTACAGCCTGTCTCCCATCAGTGGCCTGGAGTCAAAATCATTCTCGCATCCTACAGAATTGGATTCTGAGCAGTTGGGATCGAAGACCCTCAGGTTTggacaagaaggtcatcatcccaTCCTCAGTAAAAAGAAGTTTACAGTGGTGGTTACAGAGGAAGAACCTGGAGAACGGGGTCCACTGGCACTGTCTTCCACGTCTCACAATTGCGACCGACGCAAGCAGTGTGGGCTGGGGAGCGGTCTTCCCTTCCCATTACGcccaaggtctatggacgccttcCCAATCCCGGAAGCCATCAAACTATCGAGAGCTACGGGCCATCTGGGAAGCCCTAAGGCTAAATACACCTCTCCTGAAAAACAACCATGTACACATTTTATCAGACAACACCACAGCGGTGTCTTACTTAAGAAGACAGGGGGGGACAAGATCGACAACTCTTTCCACCTTAACACATACGATCTTCTCCTGGGCAGAGGAGAACGTGCTCTCCCTCTCCGCAACTCACCTGAGAGGAGTTCTAAACAAGGAGGCAGACTACCTCAGCAGGGAACAAATTTCTCCCAACGAATGGAGCATCAATCCAGAGGTCTTCACCCATTTGACAAGTCTGTGGGGAATTCCTCAAATCGATCTCTTCGCCACAAAGAAGAATACGGTATGCCATCGATACTACACTCTGGAGGCAGGAGCACCGAAGGATCGACTGGATGCTTTCAGCCACCGATGGGTCGAACCTCTTTCCtatgcctttccccctattcccttagTGGCAAGGGTCCTCAGAAAAATCCTTACGGACCAGGCAAGGGTGATACTGATCTGTCCAAATTGGCCAAAGAAGAACTGGTATCCTCTGTTGACATCCCTGACCCAGCAGCAACCAGTGATACTACCCTCACGGAGAGACCTGTTACACCAGGGACCGATTCTACATCCCGACCCTGGACGGCTTCAGCTAACAgcttggatcctgagtccgaATTCCTGACATCGCGGGGTCTTTCAATGGCTGTAGTAACAACTCTTAAGGCAAGTAGGAAGAAGGTTACGTTCGCAATTTAtcataaaatttggaaaaaatttgtaaCATTTTGTGGAGATAATCCTCCATCTCAATCTAACCCCAATATCTTACAGATTTTGGACTTTCTACAGAAAGGCCTGGAACAGGGCCTTTCTACTAGCACCTTAAAGGTCCAGGTCTCGGCTCTTGGCGCCTTCTGCGATCGTCCACTGGcggagcacaggtgggtcaaaaggtttatcctagcctcctccagaatcagacccCAGATTCTCAGGAGAGTTCCTACATGGGACCTAAAACTGGTTCTAGACGCACTTTCCAGACCACCATTTGAACCTCTGGATAGCGCCAACATAAAGAACTTAACGTTAAAAACTACCCTTCTTGTTGCTGTCACTACAGCTAGAAGATTGGGTGAAATTCAGGCTATTTCAATCAAAGAGCCTTATATGCGAGTTTTGTCTGATCGTATAATTCTTACTTTAGATCCAGGCTTCATTCCCAAGGTGACATCCAGATTTCACAGAGCTCAAGAAATCACACTACCATCTTTTTGCGAAAACCCCTCCACTAGTAGGGAAGCTTCGTGGCACCTTCTAGACGTAAGAAGAATTGTACTAGCTTATATAAAAGCTACGGAGTCCTGGCGTTTAGACAATAACTtgtttattcaattccagggAAAAAACAAAGGGAGAAAGGCCTCAAAGACATCAATAGCAAGATGGCTAAAGTTAGCTATCTCCACCTGTTATACGCAACAAGGGAAGGAGACCCCAACGGacctaaaagcccattccaccagggctatgtccacttcCTGGGCTGAAAAAAGAGGTGCATCATTAGAGCAGATTTGCAAGGCCGCTACCTGGGCCTCATCATCCACCTTCataaaacactacagactggattTGCCTTGTTCTCAAGATCTTTCCTTTGGCAGGAAAGTTCTACAAGCTGTCATCCCACCCTAA
- the LOC140105680 gene encoding uncharacterized protein isoform X2 produces MVLYYLKPLGPEYYQLGIQDRIQYPPTIKIYASLIIYLFLYPFSHLAGSLISPSRRSDLPGPSRSRKDGLLFFPLPGQKTKRVKPDDNKLKGLEQVHHLQTFPHGIGKICDPNHLHRLLHVHNRSARRLLSRPNSPIISKILKIFCPLSRGFCPTLSVSGSPLWDFISSKSVYKDHGGGGCFSETSRSIYHSLFRRPADCGKRQSRSHYSKRSYDTQAFRVGMVNKHPKVRSFSLHPQEIPWGNVRFHSSDVLSSSGESGRSETTRSLLQNEDFYINPRSHEDLGTPYSLSPISGLESKSFSHPTELDSEQLGSKTLRFGQEGHHPILSKKKFTVVVTEEEPGERGPLALSSTSHNCDRRKQCGLGSGLPFPLRPRSMDAFPIPEAIKLSRATGHLGSPKAKYTSPEKQPCTHFIRQHHSGVLLKKTGGDKIDNSFHLNTYDLLLGRGERALPLRNSPERSSKQGGRLPQQGTNFSQRMEHQSRGLHPFDKSVGNSSNRSLRHKEEYGMPSILHSGGRSTEGSTGCFQPPMGRTSFLCLSPYSLSGKGPQKNPYGPGKGDTDLSKLAKEELVSSVDIPDPAATSDTTLTERPVTPGTDSTSRPWTASANSLDPESEFLTSRGLSMAVVTTLKILDFLQKGLEQGLSTSTLKVQVSALGAFCDRPLAEHRWVKRFILASSRIRPQILRRVPTWDLKLVLDALSRPPFEPLDSANIKNLTLKTTLLVAVTTARRLGEIQAISIKEPYMRVLSDRIILTLDPGFIPKVTSRFHRAQEITLPSFCENPSTSREASWHLLDVRRIVLAYIKATESWRLDNNLFIQFQGKNKGRKASKTSIARWLKLAISTCYTQQGKETPTDLKAHSTRAMSTSWAEKRGASLEQICKAATWASSSTFIKHYRLDLPCSQDLSFGRKVLQAVIPP; encoded by the exons ATGGTCTTGTATTACCTCAAACCCTTGGGTCCTGAATATTATCAACTCGGGATACAGGATAGAATTCAGTACCCCCCCACCATCAAGATTTATGCCTCCCTTATTATCTACCTCTTCCTCTACCCATTCTCTCATCTGGCAGgaagtctcatctctccttctcgCAGGAGTGATCTCCCGGGTCCCTCAAGATCAAGAAAAGACGGGCTTCTATTCTTCCCTCTTCCTGGTCAAAAAACCAAACGGGTCAAACCGGATGATAATAAACTTAAAGGCCTTGAACAAGTTCATCACTTACAGACGTTTCCacatggaatcggtaagatctGCGACCCAAATCATTTACACAGGTTACTGCATGTGCACAATAGATCTGCAAGACGCCTATTATCACGTCCCAATTCACCCATCATCTCAAAAATTCTTAAGATTTTCTGTCCTCTCTCCAGAGGGTTCTGTCCTACACTTTCAGTTTCGGGCTCTCCCCTTTGGGATTTCATCAGCTCCAAGAGTGTTTAcaaagatcatggtggaggtggttgcTTTTCTGAGACTTCAAGGAGTATCTATCATTCCTTATTTAGACGACCTGCTGATTGTGGGAAAAGACAGTCCAGATCTCATTATAGCAAGAGATCTTACGATACACAAGCTTTCAGAGTTGGGATGGTTAATAAACACCCCAAAGTCAGATCTTTCTCCCTCCACCCTCAAGAAATTCCTTGGGGTAATGTTAGATTCCACTCATCTGATGTCCTTTCTTCCTCAGGGGAAAGCGGAAGATCTGAGACAACACGTTCGCTCCTTCAGAATGAAGATTTCTATATCAATCCGAGGAGCCATGAAGATCTTGGGACTCCTTACAGCCTGTCTCCCATCAGTGGCCTGGAGTCAAAATCATTCTCGCATCCTACAGAATTGGATTCTGAGCAGTTGGGATCGAAGACCCTCAGGTTTggacaagaaggtcatcatcccaTCCTCAGTAAAAAGAAGTTTACAGTGGTGGTTACAGAGGAAGAACCTGGAGAACGGGGTCCACTGGCACTGTCTTCCACGTCTCACAATTGCGACCGACGCAAGCAGTGTGGGCTGGGGAGCGGTCTTCCCTTCCCATTACGcccaaggtctatggacgccttcCCAATCCCGGAAGCCATCAAACTATCGAGAGCTACGGGCCATCTGGGAAGCCCTAAGGCTAAATACACCTCTCCTGAAAAACAACCATGTACACATTTTATCAGACAACACCACAGCGGTGTCTTACTTAAGAAGACAGGGGGGGACAAGATCGACAACTCTTTCCACCTTAACACATACGATCTTCTCCTGGGCAGAGGAGAACGTGCTCTCCCTCTCCGCAACTCACCTGAGAGGAGTTCTAAACAAGGAGGCAGACTACCTCAGCAGGGAACAAATTTCTCCCAACGAATGGAGCATCAATCCAGAGGTCTTCACCCATTTGACAAGTCTGTGGGGAATTCCTCAAATCGATCTCTTCGCCACAAAGAAGAATACGGTATGCCATCGATACTACACTCTGGAGGCAGGAGCACCGAAGGATCGACTGGATGCTTTCAGCCACCGATGGGTCGAACCTCTTTCCtatgcctttccccctattcccttagTGGCAAGGGTCCTCAGAAAAATCCTTACGGACCAGGCAAGGGTGATACTGATCTGTCCAAATTGGCCAAAGAAGAACTGGTATCCTCTGTTGACATCCCTGACCCAGCAGCAACCAGTGATACTACCCTCACGGAGAGACCTGTTACACCAGGGACCGATTCTACATCCCGACCCTGGACGGCTTCAGCTAACAgcttggatcctgagtccgaATTCCTGACATCGCGGGGTCTTTCAATGGCTGTAGTAACAACTCTTAAG ATTTTGGACTTTCTACAGAAAGGCCTGGAACAGGGCCTTTCTACTAGCACCTTAAAGGTCCAGGTCTCGGCTCTTGGCGCCTTCTGCGATCGTCCACTGGcggagcacaggtgggtcaaaaggtttatcctagcctcctccagaatcagacccCAGATTCTCAGGAGAGTTCCTACATGGGACCTAAAACTGGTTCTAGACGCACTTTCCAGACCACCATTTGAACCTCTGGATAGCGCCAACATAAAGAACTTAACGTTAAAAACTACCCTTCTTGTTGCTGTCACTACAGCTAGAAGATTGGGTGAAATTCAGGCTATTTCAATCAAAGAGCCTTATATGCGAGTTTTGTCTGATCGTATAATTCTTACTTTAGATCCAGGCTTCATTCCCAAGGTGACATCCAGATTTCACAGAGCTCAAGAAATCACACTACCATCTTTTTGCGAAAACCCCTCCACTAGTAGGGAAGCTTCGTGGCACCTTCTAGACGTAAGAAGAATTGTACTAGCTTATATAAAAGCTACGGAGTCCTGGCGTTTAGACAATAACTtgtttattcaattccagggAAAAAACAAAGGGAGAAAGGCCTCAAAGACATCAATAGCAAGATGGCTAAAGTTAGCTATCTCCACCTGTTATACGCAACAAGGGAAGGAGACCCCAACGGacctaaaagcccattccaccagggctatgtccacttcCTGGGCTGAAAAAAGAGGTGCATCATTAGAGCAGATTTGCAAGGCCGCTACCTGGGCCTCATCATCCACCTTCataaaacactacagactggattTGCCTTGTTCTCAAGATCTTTCCTTTGGCAGGAAAGTTCTACAAGCTGTCATCCCACCCTAA
- the LOC140105680 gene encoding uncharacterized protein isoform X1, producing MVLYYLKPLGPEYYQLGIQDRIQYPPTIKIYASLIIYLFLYPFSHLAGSLISPSRRSDLPGPSRSRKDGLLFFPLPGQKTKRVKPDDNKLKGLEQVHHLQTFPHGIGKICDPNHLHRLLHVHNRSARRLLSRPNSPIISKILKIFCPLSRGFCPTLSVSGSPLWDFISSKSVYKDHGGGGCFSETSRSIYHSLFRRPADCGKRQSRSHYSKRSYDTQAFRVGMVNKHPKVRSFSLHPQEIPWGNVRFHSSDVLSSSGESGRSETTRSLLQNEDFYINPRSHEDLGTPYSLSPISGLESKSFSHPTELDSEQLGSKTLRFGQEGHHPILSKKKFTVVVTEEEPGERGPLALSSTSHNCDRRKQCGLGSGLPFPLRPRSMDAFPIPEAIKLSRATGHLGSPKAKYTSPEKQPCTHFIRQHHSGVLLKKTGGDKIDNSFHLNTYDLLLGRGERALPLRNSPERSSKQGGRLPQQGTNFSQRMEHQSRGLHPFDKSVGNSSNRSLRHKEEYGMPSILHSGGRSTEGSTGCFQPPMGRTSFLCLSPYSLSGKGPQKNPYGPGKGDTDLSKLAKEELVSSVDIPDPAATSDTTLTERPVTPGTDSTSRPWTASANSLDPESEFLTSRGLSMAVVTTLKASRKKVTFAIYHKIWKKFVTFCGDNPPSQSNPNILQILDFLQKGLEQGLSTSTLKVQVSALGAFCDRPLAEHRWVKRFILASSRIRPQILRRVPTWDLKLVLDALSRPPFEPLDSANIKNLTLKTTLLVAVTTARRLGEIQAISIKEPYMRVLSDRIILTLDPGFIPKVTSRFHRAQEITLPSFCENPSTSREASWHLLDGKNKGRKASKTSIARWLKLAISTCYTQQGKETPTDLKAHSTRAMSTSWAEKRGASLEQICKAATWASSSTFIKHYRLDLPCSQDLSFGRKVLQAVIPP from the exons ATGGTCTTGTATTACCTCAAACCCTTGGGTCCTGAATATTATCAACTCGGGATACAGGATAGAATTCAGTACCCCCCCACCATCAAGATTTATGCCTCCCTTATTATCTACCTCTTCCTCTACCCATTCTCTCATCTGGCAGgaagtctcatctctccttctcgCAGGAGTGATCTCCCGGGTCCCTCAAGATCAAGAAAAGACGGGCTTCTATTCTTCCCTCTTCCTGGTCAAAAAACCAAACGGGTCAAACCGGATGATAATAAACTTAAAGGCCTTGAACAAGTTCATCACTTACAGACGTTTCCacatggaatcggtaagatctGCGACCCAAATCATTTACACAGGTTACTGCATGTGCACAATAGATCTGCAAGACGCCTATTATCACGTCCCAATTCACCCATCATCTCAAAAATTCTTAAGATTTTCTGTCCTCTCTCCAGAGGGTTCTGTCCTACACTTTCAGTTTCGGGCTCTCCCCTTTGGGATTTCATCAGCTCCAAGAGTGTTTAcaaagatcatggtggaggtggttgcTTTTCTGAGACTTCAAGGAGTATCTATCATTCCTTATTTAGACGACCTGCTGATTGTGGGAAAAGACAGTCCAGATCTCATTATAGCAAGAGATCTTACGATACACAAGCTTTCAGAGTTGGGATGGTTAATAAACACCCCAAAGTCAGATCTTTCTCCCTCCACCCTCAAGAAATTCCTTGGGGTAATGTTAGATTCCACTCATCTGATGTCCTTTCTTCCTCAGGGGAAAGCGGAAGATCTGAGACAACACGTTCGCTCCTTCAGAATGAAGATTTCTATATCAATCCGAGGAGCCATGAAGATCTTGGGACTCCTTACAGCCTGTCTCCCATCAGTGGCCTGGAGTCAAAATCATTCTCGCATCCTACAGAATTGGATTCTGAGCAGTTGGGATCGAAGACCCTCAGGTTTggacaagaaggtcatcatcccaTCCTCAGTAAAAAGAAGTTTACAGTGGTGGTTACAGAGGAAGAACCTGGAGAACGGGGTCCACTGGCACTGTCTTCCACGTCTCACAATTGCGACCGACGCAAGCAGTGTGGGCTGGGGAGCGGTCTTCCCTTCCCATTACGcccaaggtctatggacgccttcCCAATCCCGGAAGCCATCAAACTATCGAGAGCTACGGGCCATCTGGGAAGCCCTAAGGCTAAATACACCTCTCCTGAAAAACAACCATGTACACATTTTATCAGACAACACCACAGCGGTGTCTTACTTAAGAAGACAGGGGGGGACAAGATCGACAACTCTTTCCACCTTAACACATACGATCTTCTCCTGGGCAGAGGAGAACGTGCTCTCCCTCTCCGCAACTCACCTGAGAGGAGTTCTAAACAAGGAGGCAGACTACCTCAGCAGGGAACAAATTTCTCCCAACGAATGGAGCATCAATCCAGAGGTCTTCACCCATTTGACAAGTCTGTGGGGAATTCCTCAAATCGATCTCTTCGCCACAAAGAAGAATACGGTATGCCATCGATACTACACTCTGGAGGCAGGAGCACCGAAGGATCGACTGGATGCTTTCAGCCACCGATGGGTCGAACCTCTTTCCtatgcctttccccctattcccttagTGGCAAGGGTCCTCAGAAAAATCCTTACGGACCAGGCAAGGGTGATACTGATCTGTCCAAATTGGCCAAAGAAGAACTGGTATCCTCTGTTGACATCCCTGACCCAGCAGCAACCAGTGATACTACCCTCACGGAGAGACCTGTTACACCAGGGACCGATTCTACATCCCGACCCTGGACGGCTTCAGCTAACAgcttggatcctgagtccgaATTCCTGACATCGCGGGGTCTTTCAATGGCTGTAGTAACAACTCTTAAGGCAAGTAGGAAGAAGGTTACGTTCGCAATTTAtcataaaatttggaaaaaatttgtaaCATTTTGTGGAGATAATCCTCCATCTCAATCTAACCCCAATATCTTACAGATTTTGGACTTTCTACAGAAAGGCCTGGAACAGGGCCTTTCTACTAGCACCTTAAAGGTCCAGGTCTCGGCTCTTGGCGCCTTCTGCGATCGTCCACTGGcggagcacaggtgggtcaaaaggtttatcctagcctcctccagaatcagacccCAGATTCTCAGGAGAGTTCCTACATGGGACCTAAAACTGGTTCTAGACGCACTTTCCAGACCACCATTTGAACCTCTGGATAGCGCCAACATAAAGAACTTAACGTTAAAAACTACCCTTCTTGTTGCTGTCACTACAGCTAGAAGATTGGGTGAAATTCAGGCTATTTCAATCAAAGAGCCTTATATGCGAGTTTTGTCTGATCGTATAATTCTTACTTTAGATCCAGGCTTCATTCCCAAGGTGACATCCAGATTTCACAGAGCTCAAGAAATCACACTACCATCTTTTTGCGAAAACCCCTCCACTAGTAGGGAAGCTTCGTGGCACCTTCTAGAC ggAAAAAACAAAGGGAGAAAGGCCTCAAAGACATCAATAGCAAGATGGCTAAAGTTAGCTATCTCCACCTGTTATACGCAACAAGGGAAGGAGACCCCAACGGacctaaaagcccattccaccagggctatgtccacttcCTGGGCTGAAAAAAGAGGTGCATCATTAGAGCAGATTTGCAAGGCCGCTACCTGGGCCTCATCATCCACCTTCataaaacactacagactggattTGCCTTGTTCTCAAGATCTTTCCTTTGGCAGGAAAGTTCTACAAGCTGTCATCCCACCCTAA